Proteins found in one Aphelocoma coerulescens isolate FSJ_1873_10779 chromosome 27, UR_Acoe_1.0, whole genome shotgun sequence genomic segment:
- the LOC138099250 gene encoding keratin, type I cytoskeletal 15-like — MATSFMSSSSTCGGGFGGAGGSCSRLSSVRAGGTYRAPSIHGGSGGRGVSISSARYVSSAGGGYGFGGGYGGGFGGGAACGFGGGSGFGGGSGFGGGSGFGGGAGFGGGFDLGGGFGGGDGLLSGNEKITMQNLNDRLASYLDKVRALEEANSDLEVKIRDWYQKQAPTSPARDYSNYYKIIEDLRDKILAATIDNSRVILEIDNARLAADDFRLKYENELFLRQSVESDINGLRRVLDELTLSRADLEMQIETLKEELAYMKKNHEEEMKEYSNQLSGTVNVEMDAVPGIDLTRVLAEMREQYEALAEKNRKDAEAWFFTQTDELNREVATHTQQIQTSKSEITELRRTMQGLEIELQSQLSMKAGLEANLRDTEGQYCAQLAQIQALITSVEEQLSELRCDMERQNQEYKMLMDIKSRLEQEIATYRQLLEGQDSQLSGLNPKDAFGSGGRVRSGMEEDGKSGSTRDRRF; from the exons ATGGCCACGTCCTTCAtgagctcttcctccacctgcgggggtggctttgggggtgctgggggcagctgctCTCGCCTGTCCTCTGTGCGCGCCGGGGGCACCTACCGGGCCCCGAGCATCCACGGCGGCTCCGGCGGCAGGGGCGTCTCCATCTCCTCAGCCAGGTACGTCTCCTCCGCAGGAGGAGGCTACGGCTTTGGGGGGGGCTATGGAGGAGGCTTTGGAGGGGGGGCAGCCTGCGGCTTTGGAGGGGGCTCTGGCTTTGGAGGGGGCTCTGGCTTTGGAGGGGGCTCTGGCTTTGGAGGTGGCGCAGGCTTCGGTGGAGGCTTTGACCTTGGTGGTGGCTTTGGTGGCGGCGATGGCCTTCTCTCTGGCAATGAGAAGATAACCATGCAGAACCTGAACGACCGGCTGGCTTCGTACCTGGACAAGGTACGAGCCCTGGAAGAGGCCAATTCAGATTTAGAAGTGAAAATTCGAGACTGGTACCAGAAACAAGCTCCCACCAGCCCCGCCCGCGACTACAGCAATTATTACAAGATAATTGAAGATCTCCGAGACAAG ATCCTTGCTGCTACCATTGACAATTCCCGGGTCATTTTGGAGATTGACAATGCCAGGCTGGCTGCCGATGACTTCAGACTGAA GTATGAGAACGAGCTGTTCCTGCGCCAGAGCGTGGAGTCCGACATCAATGGCCTGCGCCGGGTCCTGGATGAGCTGACCCTGTCCAGAGCTGACTTGGAGATGCAGATCGAGACACTGAAAGAGGAGCTGGCTTATATGAAGAAGAACCATGAAGAG GAAATGAAAGAGTACTCGAACCAGCTGAGCGGAACAGTCAACGTGGAAATGGATGCGGTTCCTGGCATCGACCTGACCAGAGTTCTTGCTGAGATGAGGGAACAGTATGAAGCTCTGGCTGAGAAGAACCGTAAGGATGCTGAGGCCTGGTTCTTCACTCAG ACTGATGAGCTGAACCGTGAAGTTGCCACCCACACCCAGCAGATACAGACCAGCAAGTCAGAGATCACGGAACTGCGCCGCACCATGCAGGGCCTGGAGATCGAGCTCCAGTCGCAGCTCAGCATG AAAGCTGGGCTGGAGGCCAACCTGCGGGACACGGAAGGCCAATACTGCGCACAGCTGGCTCAGATCCAGGCCCTCATCACCAgtgtggaggagcagctgagcgAGCTCCGCTGTGACATGGAGCGCCAGAACCAGGAGTACAAAATGCTCATGGACATCAAGAGTCGCCTGGAGCAGGAGATCGCCACGTACCGCCAGctgctggagggccaggactCACA GTTGTCAGGACTGAACCCCAAGGATG CATTTGGGAGCGGTGGAAGAGTTCGCTCTGGCATGGAAGAGGATGGAAAATCTGGTTCTACCCGTGACAGGAGATTCTAG